From a region of the Alnus glutinosa chromosome 1, dhAlnGlut1.1, whole genome shotgun sequence genome:
- the LOC133858702 gene encoding uncharacterized protein LOC133858702, which translates to MAALTHHPFLASKLRLTKAKPRPRPIGPTAVRMSLQETAPSLAVVGVTGAVGQEFLSVLADRDFPFRSIKMLASKRSSGRRLTFQGHDYTVEELTAESFDGVDIALFSAGGSISKEFGPIAVEKGTIVVDNSSAFRMDEKVPLVIPEVNPEVMEGIKVGIGKGALIANPNCSTIICLMAATPLHRRAKVLRMVVSTYQAASGAGAAAMEELELQTREVLAGKPPTCRIFKEQYAFNLFSHNAPVLSNGYNEEEMKLVKETRKIWNDMNVKVTATCIRVPVMRAHAESLNLQFENPLDEDTARDILKKAPGVVVIDDRSSNRFPTPLEVSNKDDVAVGRIRRDLSQEGNLGLDIFVCGDQIRKGAALNAVQIAEMLL; encoded by the exons ATGGCCGCCCTCACCCACCATCCCTTCCTCGCTTCCAAGCTCCGCCTGACCAAGGCGAAGCCCAGGCCTAGACCCATCGGCCCCACCGCGGTCCGCATGTCCCTCCAGGAAACGGCTCCGTCCCTCGCCGTCGTAGGCGTCACCGGTGCTGTCGGGCAGGAGTTCCTCTCGGTGCTCGCGGACCGGGACTTCCCCTTCCGCTCCATCAAAATGCTCGCCTCCAAGCGCTCCTCCGGGAGGCGCCTCACCTTCCAGGGCCACGACTACACCGTCGAGGAGCTCACCGCCGAGAGCTTTGACGGCGTCGACATCGCTCTCTTCAGCGCCGGTGGGTCCATCAGCAAGGAGTTCGGGCCCATTGCGGTCGAGAAGGGGACCATCGTGGTGGACAATAGCTCTGCCTTTCGGATGGACGAGAAGGTCCCGCTGGTGATCCCGGAGGTGAATCCTGAGGTCATGGAGGGGATTAAGGTCGGCATCGGAAAGGGCGCGCTTATCGCCAACCCCAATTGCTCCACTATCATTTGCTTGATGGCCGCCACGCCTCTTCATCGACGCGCCAAG GTGCTACGCATGGTTGTTAGTACGTACCAGGCTGCGAGTGGTGCTGGTGCTGCTGCAATGGAAGAGCTTGAGCTGCAAACTCGTGAG GTCCTGGCAGGTAAACCGCCAACTTGTCGAATCTTTAAGGAACAG TAtgcttttaatttgttctcGCATAATGCCCCTGTTCTGTCGAATGGGTACAATGAGGAGGAaatgaaattagtaaaagagaCAAGGAAAATATGG aatgACATGAATGTTAAAGTTACTGCCACATGTATAAGAGTTCCTGTCATGCGTGCTCATGCTGAGAGTTTAAATCTTCAGTTTGAGAACCCCCTTGATGAG GACACAGCGAGGGATATTCTGAAGAAGGCTCCTGGTGTAGTGGTTATTGATGATCGGTCATCCAATCGCTTCCCTACTCCATTGGAGGTGTCAAACAAAGATGATGTTGCAGTTGGCAGGATCCGCCGCGATTTGTCCCAGGAAGGCAACCTTGG GTTGGACATCTTTGTCTGTGGTGATCAAATACGCAAGGGAGCTGCACTTAATGCTGTCCAGATTGCAGAGATGTTGCTTTAG